In Natronocella acetinitrilica, the following proteins share a genomic window:
- a CDS encoding sulfotransferase family protein — protein sequence MSARPPVIIIGMHRAGTSMLTRTMQGFGFFMGRGTTRNEECRWTNAINEWLFRQASATWERPLGFDALLTDATVRRAVTDYVAGITRGPASIGYLGLKRWLRHRSMHELSEPWGWKDPRNSFTLPIWLDVFPDSRVLHILRHGVDVAQSLRVRREQAVSASIGRFQAARARYLNNPFAPKRSGFAHSPRVGELQGGLDLWSEYTGRASEHVRALGPERAMELRYETLLESPEEHLRRVLDFCGLDVSDDALAEEAARYRPDRAYAYRGDSGLRDFAAGVAPALEAHGYGP from the coding sequence ATGAGCGCCCGCCCGCCCGTCATTATTATCGGCATGCATCGTGCCGGCACCAGCATGCTCACCCGCACCATGCAGGGCTTCGGCTTTTTCATGGGGCGGGGCACCACCCGTAACGAGGAATGCCGCTGGACCAACGCCATCAACGAGTGGCTGTTCCGCCAGGCGAGCGCCACCTGGGAGCGGCCGCTGGGCTTCGATGCGCTGCTCACGGATGCAACGGTGCGACGGGCGGTCACGGATTATGTCGCCGGTATCACCCGCGGCCCGGCAAGTATTGGTTATCTTGGCCTCAAGCGCTGGCTGCGGCACCGCTCCATGCATGAGCTTTCTGAGCCCTGGGGCTGGAAGGACCCGCGCAACAGCTTCACCCTGCCCATCTGGCTGGACGTATTTCCCGATTCCCGGGTGCTGCACATCCTGCGCCACGGTGTGGACGTGGCCCAAAGCCTGCGCGTTCGCCGGGAGCAGGCGGTGTCCGCGTCCATCGGCCGCTTCCAGGCAGCCCGGGCGCGCTACCTGAACAACCCCTTCGCGCCCAAGCGCAGCGGCTTCGCCCATTCGCCCCGGGTCGGTGAACTGCAGGGTGGGCTGGACCTGTGGTCGGAGTACACCGGACGGGCATCGGAGCATGTGCGCGCCCTGGGCCCCGAGCGGGCGATGGAACTGCGCTACGAGACCCTGCTGGAGTCGCCGGAGGAGCATCTGCGACGGGTTCTGGACTTCTGCGGGCTGGATGTCTCTGACGACGCATTGGCGGAGGAGGCGGCGCGCTACCGGCCTGACCGGGCCTATGCGTATCGTGGTGATTCGGGCCTGCGGGATTTCGCCGCCGGCGTCGCGCCGGCCCTTGAGGCCCACGGCTATGGTCCCTGA
- a CDS encoding sulfotransferase family 2 domain-containing protein — protein sequence MIICHSHRFIFVKTRKTAGSSAEIALSRACGPGDCVTRLSEDRGEEALRQQESGFGPANHHKPLLAHRGLKEWKRLLLRGQRAEYGYHTTAAEIRTIVGHQCWRDYFTFTIERDPWDRALSRYFWQKQRWEEKPRDSEFPGISDYLVWLETHKPHWLSNWGHYAISDTVAVDRILRYENLSAELEEVRQHLGVEASFKLPEKRAKGGFRPRRQPYTELLSDADRERIARVCRREIETLGYQYGELA from the coding sequence ATGATTATCTGTCACAGCCATCGCTTCATTTTCGTGAAGACGCGCAAGACCGCCGGCAGCAGCGCCGAGATTGCGCTGTCCCGCGCCTGCGGGCCGGGTGACTGCGTGACGCGCTTGAGCGAGGACAGGGGCGAAGAGGCATTGCGGCAGCAGGAGAGTGGGTTCGGCCCTGCCAACCATCACAAGCCGCTGCTCGCCCATCGCGGCTTAAAGGAGTGGAAGCGCCTTTTGTTGCGCGGGCAACGGGCCGAGTATGGCTACCACACAACCGCCGCCGAGATCCGCACCATCGTGGGCCACCAGTGCTGGCGTGACTACTTCACCTTCACCATCGAGCGCGACCCCTGGGACCGTGCCCTGTCCCGCTACTTCTGGCAGAAGCAGCGCTGGGAAGAAAAGCCCCGGGACAGTGAATTCCCCGGCATCAGTGACTACCTGGTCTGGCTCGAGACCCACAAACCGCACTGGCTCAGCAACTGGGGCCACTACGCAATCAGCGACACCGTCGCCGTGGACCGCATCCTGCGCTACGAGAACCTGTCGGCCGAACTCGAGGAAGTCCGCCAGCACCTGGGCGTCGAGGCTTCGTTCAAACTGCCCGAAAAGCGGGCCAAGGGCGGGTTCCGGCCCAGGCGACAGCCTTACACCGAACTCCTGAGCGACGCGGATCGGGAGCGCATTGCGCGGGTCTGCCGGCGGGAGATCGAAACGCTTGGTTACCAGTACGGGGAACTCGCTTGA